A section of the Phacochoerus africanus isolate WHEZ1 chromosome 4, ROS_Pafr_v1, whole genome shotgun sequence genome encodes:
- the MKNK2 gene encoding MAP kinase-interacting serine/threonine-protein kinase 2 isoform X1 — protein sequence MVQKKTAELQGFHRSFKGQNPFELAFSLDPAHHGETDLSLECPARPDMPSSQPIDIPDAKKRGKKKKRCRATDSFSGRFEDVYQLQEDVLGEGAHARVQTCVNLITNQEYAVKIIEKQPGHIRSRVFREVEMLYQCQGHRNVLELIEFFEEEDRFYLVFEKMRGGSILSHIHKRRHFNELEASVVVQDVASALDFLHNKGIAHRDLKPENILCEHPNQVSPVKICDFDLGSGIKLNGDCSPISTPELLTPCGSAEYMAPEVVEAFSEEASIYDKRCDLWSLGVILYILLSGYPPFVGHCGSDCGWDRGEACPACQNMLFESIQEGKYEFPEKDWAHISFAAKDLISKLLVRDAKRRLSAAQVLQHPWVQGCAPENTLPTPMVLQSRGHCHEPAAGPARRGRGRGGGAGPARGHPSYLTLPAALSALPVQVGPAAAACQPVRRPRGPGGRARVTPSFPLYIGRPTPFKSKDFFKLLPAGDQRAAGPPAGFLGAKLSSGGSFYIRFLLLGFFSFFLFPFFKKRFFSPLLTVLKAKRAPGRRTEGARLGGPPPAAPAPEAPGTVKAPPRRPRDSGEEGAASSRAGEREPDRASPSPPSQYFQGRVAPHLP from the exons ATGGTGCAGAAGAAAACAGCCGAACTTCAGGGCTTCCACCGTTCGTTCAAG GGGCAGAATCCTTTCGAGCTGGCCTTCTCCCTAGACCCGGCCCACCACGGGGAGACGGACTTGAGCCTGGAGTGCCCAGCCCGCCCTG ATATGCCCTCGAGCCAGCCCATCGACATCCCTGATGCCAAGAAGAGGggcaagaagaagaagaggtgCCGAGCCACTGACAGTTTTTCTGGCAGGTTTGAAG ATGTCTACCAGCTGCAGGAGGACGTTCTTGGGGAGGGTGCCCACGCCCGCGTGCAGACCTGTGTCAACCTCATCACCAATCAGGAGTATGCCGTCAAG ATCATTGAGAAGCAGCCGGGCCACATTCGGAGTAGGGTTTTCCGGGAGGTGGAGATGTTGTATCAGTGCCAGGGACACAG GAACGTTCTGGAGCTGATTGAGTTCTTTGAGGAGGAGGACCGCTTCTACCTGGTGTTTGAGAAGATGCGGGGCG GCTCcattctgagccacatccacaagcGGCGGCACTTCAATGAGCTGGAAGCCAGCGTGGTGGTGCAGGATGTGGCCAGCGCCCTGGACTTTCTACACAACAAAG GGATTGCCCACAGGGATCTAAAGCCGGAAAACATCCTCTGTGAGCACCCCAACCAG GTCTCCCCTGTGAAGATCTGCGACTTTGACCTGGGCAGTGGCATCAAACTCAACGGGGACTGCTCCCCCATTTCCACCCCGGAGCTGCTCACACCG TGCGGTTCCGCTGAGTACATGGCCCCGGAGGTGGTGGAGGCCTTCAGCGAGGAAGCCAGCATCTACGACAAGCGCTGCGACCTCTGGAGCCTGGGCGTCATCCTCTACATACTGCTTAGCGGCTACCCGCCCTTCGTGGGCCACTGCGGCAGCGACTGCGGCTGGGACCGCGGAGAGGCCTGCCCCGCCTGCCAG AACATGCTGTTTGAGAGCATTCAGGAGGGTAAGTACGAGTTTCCTGAAAAGGACTGGGCCCACATCTCCTTCGCTGCCAAAGACCTCATCTCAAAGCTCCTCGTCCGTGATGCCAAGCGGAGGCTGAGCGCTGCCCAAGTCCTGCAGCATCCCTGGGTGCAGGGG TGCGCCCCAGAGAACACGCTGCCCACGCCCATGGTCCTGCAGAG CCGAGGCCATTGCCATGAACCGGCAGCTGGCCCAGCGAGAAGAGGACGCGGCCGAGGAGGCGGGGCAGGACCAGCCCGTGGTCATCCGAGCTACCTCACGCTGCCTGCAGCTCTCTCCGCCCTCCCAGTCCAAGTTGGCCCAGCGGCGGCAGCGTGCCAGCCTGTCCGCCGCCCCCGTGGTCCTGGTGGGAGAGCACGCGtgaccccctccttccctctgtaCATAGGCCGCCCCACCCCCTTCAaatctaaagatttttttaagctaTTGCCTGCGGGTGACCAGCGGGCTGCCGGCCCCCCAGCTGGCTTCCTAGGCGCTAAGCTCAGCTCCGGGGGGTCTTTTTATATAAGGTTTctgctgttgggttttttttctttttttctgttccctttctttaaaaaaagatttttttcccccctcttaaCGGTGTTAAAAGCAAAGCGGGCGCCGGGGAGGAGAACGGAGGGCGCGCGGCTGGGTGGGCCCCCTCCCGCCGCCCCGGCCCCAGAAGCGCCCGGTACTGTGAAggcccctccccgccgcccgcGTGACTCAGGAGAGGAGGGCGCGGCGTCTTCCCGGGCGGGCGAGCGGGAGCCGGACCGCgcgtccccctccccaccctcacagTATTTTCAGGGACGGGtcgccccccacctcccttgA
- the MKNK2 gene encoding MAP kinase-interacting serine/threonine-protein kinase 2 isoform X3, with amino-acid sequence MVQKKTAELQGFHRSFKGQNPFELAFSLDPAHHGETDLSLECPARPDMPSSQPIDIPDAKKRGKKKKRCRATDSFSGRFEDVYQLQEDVLGEGAHARVQTCVNLITNQEYAVKIIEKQPGHIRSRVFREVEMLYQCQGHRNVLELIEFFEEEDRFYLVFEKMRGGSILSHIHKRRHFNELEASVVVQDVASALDFLHNKGIAHRDLKPENILCEHPNQVSPVKICDFDLGSGIKLNGDCSPISTPELLTPCGSAEYMAPEVVEAFSEEASIYDKRCDLWSLGVILYILLSGYPPFVGHCGSDCGWDRGEACPACQNMLFESIQEGKYEFPEKDWAHISFAAKDLISKLLVRDAKRRLSAAQVLQHPWVQGCAPENTLPTPMVLQRNSCAKDLTSFAAEAIAMNRQLAQREEDAAEEAGQDQPVVIRATSRCLQLSPPSQSKLAQRRQRASLSAAPVVLVGEHA; translated from the exons ATGGTGCAGAAGAAAACAGCCGAACTTCAGGGCTTCCACCGTTCGTTCAAG GGGCAGAATCCTTTCGAGCTGGCCTTCTCCCTAGACCCGGCCCACCACGGGGAGACGGACTTGAGCCTGGAGTGCCCAGCCCGCCCTG ATATGCCCTCGAGCCAGCCCATCGACATCCCTGATGCCAAGAAGAGGggcaagaagaagaagaggtgCCGAGCCACTGACAGTTTTTCTGGCAGGTTTGAAG ATGTCTACCAGCTGCAGGAGGACGTTCTTGGGGAGGGTGCCCACGCCCGCGTGCAGACCTGTGTCAACCTCATCACCAATCAGGAGTATGCCGTCAAG ATCATTGAGAAGCAGCCGGGCCACATTCGGAGTAGGGTTTTCCGGGAGGTGGAGATGTTGTATCAGTGCCAGGGACACAG GAACGTTCTGGAGCTGATTGAGTTCTTTGAGGAGGAGGACCGCTTCTACCTGGTGTTTGAGAAGATGCGGGGCG GCTCcattctgagccacatccacaagcGGCGGCACTTCAATGAGCTGGAAGCCAGCGTGGTGGTGCAGGATGTGGCCAGCGCCCTGGACTTTCTACACAACAAAG GGATTGCCCACAGGGATCTAAAGCCGGAAAACATCCTCTGTGAGCACCCCAACCAG GTCTCCCCTGTGAAGATCTGCGACTTTGACCTGGGCAGTGGCATCAAACTCAACGGGGACTGCTCCCCCATTTCCACCCCGGAGCTGCTCACACCG TGCGGTTCCGCTGAGTACATGGCCCCGGAGGTGGTGGAGGCCTTCAGCGAGGAAGCCAGCATCTACGACAAGCGCTGCGACCTCTGGAGCCTGGGCGTCATCCTCTACATACTGCTTAGCGGCTACCCGCCCTTCGTGGGCCACTGCGGCAGCGACTGCGGCTGGGACCGCGGAGAGGCCTGCCCCGCCTGCCAG AACATGCTGTTTGAGAGCATTCAGGAGGGTAAGTACGAGTTTCCTGAAAAGGACTGGGCCCACATCTCCTTCGCTGCCAAAGACCTCATCTCAAAGCTCCTCGTCCGTGATGCCAAGCGGAGGCTGAGCGCTGCCCAAGTCCTGCAGCATCCCTGGGTGCAGGGG TGCGCCCCAGAGAACACGCTGCCCACGCCCATGGTCCTGCAGAG GAACAGCTGTGCCAAAGACCTTACCTCGTTCGCAGCCGAGGCCATTGCCATGAACCGGCAGCTGGCCCAGCGAGAAGAGGACGCGGCCGAGGAGGCGGGGCAGGACCAGCCCGTGGTCATCCGAGCTACCTCACGCTGCCTGCAGCTCTCTCCGCCCTCCCAGTCCAAGTTGGCCCAGCGGCGGCAGCGTGCCAGCCTGTCCGCCGCCCCCGTGGTCCTGGTGGGAGAGCACGCGtga
- the MKNK2 gene encoding MAP kinase-interacting serine/threonine-protein kinase 2 isoform X2, producing the protein MPSSQPIDIPDAKKRGKKKKRCRATDSFSGRFEDVYQLQEDVLGEGAHARVQTCVNLITNQEYAVKIIEKQPGHIRSRVFREVEMLYQCQGHRNVLELIEFFEEEDRFYLVFEKMRGGSILSHIHKRRHFNELEASVVVQDVASALDFLHNKGIAHRDLKPENILCEHPNQVSPVKICDFDLGSGIKLNGDCSPISTPELLTPCGSAEYMAPEVVEAFSEEASIYDKRCDLWSLGVILYILLSGYPPFVGHCGSDCGWDRGEACPACQNMLFESIQEGKYEFPEKDWAHISFAAKDLISKLLVRDAKRRLSAAQVLQHPWVQGCAPENTLPTPMVLQSRGHCHEPAAGPARRGRGRGGGAGPARGHPSYLTLPAALSALPVQVGPAAAACQPVRRPRGPGGRARVTPSFPLYIGRPTPFKSKDFFKLLPAGDQRAAGPPAGFLGAKLSSGGSFYIRFLLLGFFSFFLFPFFKKRFFSPLLTVLKAKRAPGRRTEGARLGGPPPAAPAPEAPGTVKAPPRRPRDSGEEGAASSRAGEREPDRASPSPPSQYFQGRVAPHLP; encoded by the exons ATGCCCTCGAGCCAGCCCATCGACATCCCTGATGCCAAGAAGAGGggcaagaagaagaagaggtgCCGAGCCACTGACAGTTTTTCTGGCAGGTTTGAAG ATGTCTACCAGCTGCAGGAGGACGTTCTTGGGGAGGGTGCCCACGCCCGCGTGCAGACCTGTGTCAACCTCATCACCAATCAGGAGTATGCCGTCAAG ATCATTGAGAAGCAGCCGGGCCACATTCGGAGTAGGGTTTTCCGGGAGGTGGAGATGTTGTATCAGTGCCAGGGACACAG GAACGTTCTGGAGCTGATTGAGTTCTTTGAGGAGGAGGACCGCTTCTACCTGGTGTTTGAGAAGATGCGGGGCG GCTCcattctgagccacatccacaagcGGCGGCACTTCAATGAGCTGGAAGCCAGCGTGGTGGTGCAGGATGTGGCCAGCGCCCTGGACTTTCTACACAACAAAG GGATTGCCCACAGGGATCTAAAGCCGGAAAACATCCTCTGTGAGCACCCCAACCAG GTCTCCCCTGTGAAGATCTGCGACTTTGACCTGGGCAGTGGCATCAAACTCAACGGGGACTGCTCCCCCATTTCCACCCCGGAGCTGCTCACACCG TGCGGTTCCGCTGAGTACATGGCCCCGGAGGTGGTGGAGGCCTTCAGCGAGGAAGCCAGCATCTACGACAAGCGCTGCGACCTCTGGAGCCTGGGCGTCATCCTCTACATACTGCTTAGCGGCTACCCGCCCTTCGTGGGCCACTGCGGCAGCGACTGCGGCTGGGACCGCGGAGAGGCCTGCCCCGCCTGCCAG AACATGCTGTTTGAGAGCATTCAGGAGGGTAAGTACGAGTTTCCTGAAAAGGACTGGGCCCACATCTCCTTCGCTGCCAAAGACCTCATCTCAAAGCTCCTCGTCCGTGATGCCAAGCGGAGGCTGAGCGCTGCCCAAGTCCTGCAGCATCCCTGGGTGCAGGGG TGCGCCCCAGAGAACACGCTGCCCACGCCCATGGTCCTGCAGAG CCGAGGCCATTGCCATGAACCGGCAGCTGGCCCAGCGAGAAGAGGACGCGGCCGAGGAGGCGGGGCAGGACCAGCCCGTGGTCATCCGAGCTACCTCACGCTGCCTGCAGCTCTCTCCGCCCTCCCAGTCCAAGTTGGCCCAGCGGCGGCAGCGTGCCAGCCTGTCCGCCGCCCCCGTGGTCCTGGTGGGAGAGCACGCGtgaccccctccttccctctgtaCATAGGCCGCCCCACCCCCTTCAaatctaaagatttttttaagctaTTGCCTGCGGGTGACCAGCGGGCTGCCGGCCCCCCAGCTGGCTTCCTAGGCGCTAAGCTCAGCTCCGGGGGGTCTTTTTATATAAGGTTTctgctgttgggttttttttctttttttctgttccctttctttaaaaaaagatttttttcccccctcttaaCGGTGTTAAAAGCAAAGCGGGCGCCGGGGAGGAGAACGGAGGGCGCGCGGCTGGGTGGGCCCCCTCCCGCCGCCCCGGCCCCAGAAGCGCCCGGTACTGTGAAggcccctccccgccgcccgcGTGACTCAGGAGAGGAGGGCGCGGCGTCTTCCCGGGCGGGCGAGCGGGAGCCGGACCGCgcgtccccctccccaccctcacagTATTTTCAGGGACGGGtcgccccccacctcccttgA